The window TCTCTTTATATAAATACACTTGCAATAACATAAGCAAGAATCACACTTGTTTCCAACTGTTTTGATATTAGAGTCTCtgatcaaaataaacaaaaaaattaagaagacaaaagaaagcCATGAATGCTTTGGCAGCAACCAACAGAAACTTCAAGCTAGCTTCTAGGCTTCTTGGTTTAGACTCAAAGCTCGAGAAAAGTCTTCTCATCCCCTTCAGAGAGATCAAGGTTCGAGactctttcctctgtttttcatgTCGATACTATAAAAGATCAGCGGAACCGATCCGGTTCAAGATCTTTACACCGGAAGTAACCAATTATTGTAGGTAGAATGTACCATACCGAAGGACGATGGAACTCTTGCATCATTTGTTGGATTCAGAGTTCAACACGACAATGCAAGAGGTCCCATGAAAGGTGGAATCAGATATCATCCTGAGGTTTgtttaactctctctttttgtgATCAAACCTAACCAAATTCAATGTTATAAACCAGATTTCGGTTATCGACAGGTTGAACCAGATGAAGTAAATGCTTTGGCTCAACTTATGACATGGAAAACAGCAGTGGCTAAGATACCTTACGGAGGAGCCAAAGGAGGAATAGGTTGTGACCCGAGTGAGCTAAGCATCTCGGAGCTCGAACGTTTGACTCGTGTTTTCACTCAGAAGATTCACGATCTCATCGGGATTCATACCGATGTTCCAGCTCCTGATATGGGAACCGGTCCTCAGGTTGATCTTATTAAAATCTTCTTTACGCATGTACTTCCATTGGAGTTcttatgtgttgttgttgttgtctgaaATATAGTGATGAATTTTTTCAGACAATGGCTTGGATGCTTGATGAATACTCAAAATTCCACGGACACTCGCCTGCTGTTGTGACTGGAAAACCCATTGTAAGTGACCATTCTTATTAGGTTGTTTCGGTTTATGTGTTCAACGAATCTAAAACTGAGTGAGATGTGATTTTTAAGGATGATGTTTTGAGCAGGATCTTGGTGGATCTCTTGGGAGAGATGCAGCGACAGGAAGAGGAGTACTATTTGCAACAGAAGCTTTGCTCAACGAACATGGAATGAGCATATCAGGACAGCGATTCGCCATCCAGGTATAAGAAGTAAAAAATATGTCTACTAAGTGATGTTACTTGCGTGTGAAGGCACTCATACAATCTCTGTTTCTTAGGGTTTTGGGAATGTTGGTTCTTGGGCGGCGAAGTTGATAAGTGAAAAAGGTGGGAACATTGTGGCGGTGAGCGATGTCACAGGagcaatcaagaacaagaacggAATCGATATTTTGGGTTTGCTTGAGCATGtcgaagaaaacagaggaatcaaaGGGTTTGATGGTGCTGATTCGATTGATACTGATTCTATTCTTGTCGAAGATTGTGATATTCTTGTCCCTGCAGCACTAGGCGGTGTCATCAACAGGTCTTTCAAGATTCTTGTCTCATAAGttaatcttctctctttcatGACTTTGAAATTCTGACTTTGGTCTGTTTTAGGGAAAATGCAAATGAAATCAAAGCGAAATTTATTATCGAAGGTGCTAATCACCCAACTGATCCTGAGGCTGATGAGGTTAGAAAATCTGATTCTTTTttgctctttcttcttcttaaactgAGCATTAACAGAGACTCTATATCATTGTCTCTGCAGATCTTGAGGAGGAAAGGTGTTGTAATCCTCCCAGATATATACGCAAACTCGGGAGGAGTCACTGTAAGTTACTTCGAGTGGGTTCAGGTAAGACTCTAATCAAGAATGTATCTCTAAAGCCAGTCGATCAAAAAAACTGATTCGTATAATATCTATCTTTGTGAAGAATATACAAGGATTCATGTGGAATGAAGAAAAGGTGAACAAGGAGCTAAAGACATACATGACTAGAGGATTCAAAGACTTGAAAGAGATGTGTACGACTCACTCATGTGATCTCCGTATGGGAGCTTTCACCCTTGGTATTAACCGAGTCGCTCAAGCTACCACTATCAGAGGCTGGGGTTCTTGATAAATCCCCATGGAAGCTCAAGACAAGATTTCAGATTATAATTCAATATTGTTCACTTGAATCTACTCTAGAGTAATAATTAAGTGCTAATGGCGGTGTAACCCTTTTCTAAATTTCTACCAAGCTGAGCTAATcaatgcaatgttatttttttttttttaagccgTAGATCAATAAACCGAAGTCTTGAAAATTGAGAATCTGGGAAAACGATAGTCATAGTCATACATAAAACAAAGGGTACAAGTCTGTTGGATAAGGCTAGTAAAGTGGGAGAAGAAACTATCCTCTTCCTCGGCCTCTAAAGCTTCCACGAGGGCCGCCTCGTGATGGAAAACCTCTACCTCTTGGAGGGCCTCTACCTCTTGGAGCACCTCTACCACGGAAACTACCTCTACCACCGTCACCTCTTCCACGACTTCCACGTCCACCTGCTGACTGACCCCTGGAAAAAACAGACACATACCGTTTGCTACAATTAACAACTTTCAAACTAATGTATCTTTACTTTAAGTCTTAATATTTCAGAGGGGAACAAAATACATGCTAAAAAGTTAATATGTGTCTAGCTCACTAATGTTACTTCAAGTTCAGAAAAAGAGACTTAATATATTTTGACCAATGTGTTATAAAGAGGGACTTACTTAGGCTGAGGAAGGAATCGAGAGAGAGGCAAAAGCTTGTAAGGGTCGATGAAGAACTTGTCACCAGGAGAATACGAGGTGGCTACAATACCTTCCATCATTTTGATAGAAAacaactgaagaagaagaagaagaaacaaaacagaattaATGACTGAATGAATCCTCTTGTTTGCTTACAAGAGGAACAAGAAGacaacagaaacagagacaacTTACAGATTCATTAATAGGCCCGAAGATTTCATCAACTTTCCCAATCTGAGTCTTGTTCTCTAGGTAGATCGGAGCATTGAAATAAGGAATCTTCTCATTTGAGAGTTTAGTCACAGCATCTCCCTCGCAAGCATGAACGAATGTTGCGACCTCTGAAACCAAAAGAACGAAACCTCACATCACAAACGAATCAAGAAGAAACGTCTTCACAAGCATTTATACATCACTTTGCATTACAACCATAAACTCAACACAAAGCTGAAACTAAACGATAAACAATACAACAACCAAATCAGTCAAAAGCATCATAAGGCTAGCTCAAGGGGAACAAAGTAGCATGATAAGATTCGTCAATGAGAAAACACTGATAAAACATTTTGTTACTTGTGCATTTAATACTACACATTCAAGAAACAGCTCATTCAATTCAAAACTCCGATGACAAATGATACATATTTACTAAGTAAAAAGCTATGTCAAGTATAGAAACGAACCAACGACTTCCGCAGGAGGACCTT is drawn from Camelina sativa cultivar DH55 chromosome 1, Cs, whole genome shotgun sequence and contains these coding sequences:
- the LOC104791580 gene encoding probable glutamate dehydrogenase 3, giving the protein MNALAATNRNFKLASRLLGLDSKLEKSLLIPFREIKVECTIPKDDGTLASFVGFRVQHDNARGPMKGGIRYHPEVEPDEVNALAQLMTWKTAVAKIPYGGAKGGIGCDPSELSISELERLTRVFTQKIHDLIGIHTDVPAPDMGTGPQTMAWMLDEYSKFHGHSPAVVTGKPIDLGGSLGRDAATGRGVLFATEALLNEHGMSISGQRFAIQGFGNVGSWAAKLISEKGGNIVAVSDVTGAIKNKNGIDILGLLEHVEENRGIKGFDGADSIDTDSILVEDCDILVPAALGGVINRENANEIKAKFIIEGANHPTDPEADEILRRKGVVILPDIYANSGGVTVSYFEWVQNIQGFMWNEEKVNKELKTYMTRGFKDLKEMCTTHSCDLRMGAFTLGINRVAQATTIRGWGS
- the LOC104791673 gene encoding putative H/ACA ribonucleoprotein complex subunit 1-like protein 1, producing the protein MRPPMRGGGGFRGRGGRDGGGRFGGGGGRFGGGGGRFGGGGGRFGGQRDEGPPAEVVEVATFVHACEGDAVTKLSNEKIPYFNAPIYLENKTQIGKVDEIFGPINESLFSIKMMEGIVATSYSPGDKFFIDPYKLLPLSRFLPQPKGQSAGGRGSRGRGDGGRGSFRGRGAPRGRGPPRGRGFPSRGGPRGSFRGRGRG